The nucleotide window ggtctaataaagagctgtatGGCCTAtcgctaggcagagaaaggataggtggggctggtggtcagagaggataaataggggGATACATCCAGGCTcgagtagaagagagagaagaagggaaaaagagaatgagaagaaaaaaggacATGCCAGGGGCCAGAACCCTGGCAgccgccagacagacagacatagcgacagcaggaaagtaagatattcagaaaaaaagaaggtaaaaagccccaaggcaaaatgtagatagagagaaacaggttaagttaaaagagctagccagaaacaagcctaagctaggctgagcattcataactaataagaagtctccgtgtcataatttgggaactggttggtggccccaaagaaaaagtcTGGTACAATAAACCATTAGTATAAACATGTCTGTTCTCAGTCTCTCTATTACAAGAAACTTATGGTCACTATAATGTCAACCAGTTTGGGTCTAGGTAAAGGTGAAAATTAGGAGAGAAAAGAGTCTGGAAAGTCAAAGACCAAGGACTCAACActgtatttaattttctattattttagatTACATCAGGATATTAACATATTTTTAACAAAGGATTGATTAAGAATGGAAAACTGCATTAGTCTGTAGTTCTCCTCAGACCCCAGGCAAGAAAACTTTCCACACTGGTCTGGAGAAGACAATTCTAAGGGAACAGAGATAGGATGTTCCTGGTGATGAAATAAAGGCCTGGTTTATGAAGAGCACAATCATAGTTTGTGCTCTTCAGGAATACCAGAAGGAACCTGGACTTCCTACATGCTGGCCTAGACTAGGATTATTGTAATTACTATAAAGGAATTTTATAACTCGATTGGTAAAGGGAAAAACTTGGGCGTTTGTATTACTAAAGTCAGACGCAACTGATCTTACAATTCATATCTTACCAAATTGTAGGAGGCATTTGAGCACAAAGGTAGATGTAGGGTGGAAACAatgtttattaattgttctttaaaatgattATCTCTATTTGTATGTCACACAGTAATTGTTCTGAAGATACTGTTATTACTCAATACAGTCTGCATTCTAACAAAGAAAAtattgccaggtggtgatggtgcacacctttaatcccagcacttgggaggcagaggcaggcagatctttgtgagtttgaggccagcctggtctacagagtgagatccaggaaaggcgcaaagctacacagagaaaacctgtcttggaaggaaaaaaaaagaaagaaagaaagaaaatattaatctCTCTAGTTAGTTGCTAATTCTGAATATCTGCCTCTTGTGAAGAAGAAGAGGTTAGGTAGAGAGGGCAAGCTCACTTTCTAACGTGTATCCAGATGTATGTATTCCCTTCTGAAAATAACCCTGCATAGTACAACTACTTCACATTTTGTCTGTGAGCCTCAGTCCCTGGCAGAGTGAAGAGATAGCCACAAGGTCAAATATCAACTCAGAAAGACAGTTTAGAAAAGATTGCTTAGATCCATTCGGTTCAATGAAGTTTTCATTGGGAAGATCTCAACACTAGGAATACCAAGCGGACTTCTTGTGTGTATGCTGTGGCATCTCTTAGCAAGACAGCAAATGGAAAACTGTAATTAAGAATagaaagccatgtgtggtggtatgaatgagaatggcctccataggctcatctgtttgaatgcttggtcccagttagtggaactgtttgggaaggattaggaagtatggccttgttagaagaggtgGGTCACtggcagtgggctttgaggtaattacctctctctgcctgtcttagagttttattgctgtaaagagataccacaaccacagcaactcttataaaggaaaacatttaattgaggatgtcttgcaatttcagaggttcagtccattattgtcatggcagggagtatggcagcatgcaggcagatatagagctggagaaggagctgagagttctaaatcTAATTTGGCAGGCAGCTAGAGGTGAATTGGCTTgaacatctgagacctcaaagcctgcccccacagtgacacacttcctccagcaaggccatatctAGTCCAACAAGGGAACACCTACTAATAGTGCCCTTCCCTATGGGCCAggcattcaaacatgtgagtgtggtcatatattgtgtaccccaataaagcttacctggggatcagaggagagagccagccactaaattagacagagaggtcaggcagtggtggcacacacctttaatcctatcactcgggaggcagagatctgtctggatctctgtgagttcaaggccacactgggctacatgagaggaATAGAACCgggtagtggtgacacacgcctttaatcccaggaagtcatatgacaggacacaggaaggtatataaggtatgaggaaacagTAACTCACTcttttgaggctgaggattttgtaaggtaagctagtggctggcttgttccacttctctgatctttcagctttcaccccaatatctggctctgggtttgtttgtttgttttattttattttattttattttattttatttttactataaggccttttaagattcgtgttaaacatgagtctatgggggccatacctattcaaaccaccacattgcctcatgcttgtggatcgggatgtaagctctcagctactgctcagtGTCATGCCCGCTGATCTGCTGCCAGGCttgctgccatgatggtcatgggcttaccctccgaaactgtaagccccttaatacattatttcttttctatgctgccttggtcgtggtgtcttagtacaacaacagaaaagtaactggcACAGAATTTGGTACTAAGGAGTGGGCCTCTTGCCGGGACCAGCTTGACCATGCTGTTTCTTCAAGGAATGGAGatgactttggaactttggactaggaAAGTGGTTGAACATTGTAAGTAGGGCTTAGTGGGCTGTCATAGTAGGAGCTTGGAAAATAAGACCCCCACCCAGAATCCTGCAACTtcggaaaaaaaaatgagcctgtTCCTGAAAAACAACGATAAATGAAAGTTTAGGCAAATGTCATCTAAGGAGGGGGCCAGGTTTCATCCCAAgcaggcagcagaacttggcagcagtGGCCACAGGGTTCTGGCTTTATAGTCAGGAAGGATACAGGAGTAAGAGGTTGTGGAATTTTTCTCCACGGATAAGGAGAACTACTGACTCACCCTACTAGAGAACTCGAAGACTGTAAGAAGTCCAGGTAGTCTCTCCTCCCCCTAAACTTCCACACTCTCACTATCTCAGCACCTCTCCACACTGTCCCCAGTCCCATGCCCTCCTACTTGTTGTGCCCCAGCCTCCATCAGGGCCTGAGATTCCTTGTTCTACCAGAGAACAAGCAGACTGGGAGAAATCCAGGCAAACTGCCAGCCCAGCAAACTCCCCCACACTTGCACCATCTCAGCTTCCCCGAACCCCATCACCAATTCTGCACCCTTCTAGTTGCAAATAgtacacacaaacaacaccaaaaattctaccaaggaattCCTAccgctgataaacaccttcaggaaAGTgactagatacaagattaacttaaaaaaaaaatcagtagccctcctatatacaaaggacaaatgagctgagaaagaaatcagggaaacatcacccttcacaatagccacaaatagtaTCAAACATCCTAGGGTAactctagccaagcaagtgaaatacctgtataacaagaacttcaagtctttgaagaaagaaattgaagaagatacccaaagatggaaagatatcccatgctcatggatcattaGAATTTCCAACACAaatctttacagaccttgaaagaacaatattaaacttcatatggaataccaaaacacccaggatagctgaaacaatcAAGTACAACAAAAGAAcatccagaggtatcaccatccctgatttcaagctctactacagaggtatagtaataaaaacctcatggtattggcataaaaagagacaggttgatcaatggaatcaaatcaaagacccagacataaacccaTACACCTGTGgacatctggttttttttttttttttttttttttttaagaagccaGAGTTatacaaggggaaaaaagaaagcatcttcaacaaatggtgctggcataactggatgttggcatgtagaagaatgcaaatagatccatatttatcaccctgcacaaaactcaagtccaagtggatcaaagacctcaacataaatccagttacactgaatctagtaaaagagaaagtgggaaatatccttgaacacattggcacaggagaccacttcctggatagaacaccagtagcacagacactgagatcaacaattaataaacaggacaccctgaaactgagaagcttctgtaaggcaaaggacgcttgttgtagaatattattttaaggtgtgttacttttgtttatatcacatttgtttaactccgcagctgtgttactttgtttaaaacatctgattgtctgataaagagctgaatagtcaatggtgaggcaggagagagaagtaagtggggctggcaggcagagaggacaaatagaagaagaaagaaggaagaggactccaggggccagccacccagctacacaccaacaatggagaaagaaagaaaggtatacaaaaatagagaatgGGAACAGcgcagaggcaaaagatagatgggataattttaagttaagaaaagctgcctaacaagccaagctaaggccgggcattcataattaagaataagcttctatgtgtgatttatttgggagttgggtggttggctccccaaaagagcaaaaacaaaaaacaaaagacagtggCAATAGGAAAAATGGCAGcctataaaatgggaaaagatctccaccaactgcacatctgacagagggctgatcttccaaatatataaagagctcaagaaactagacattaaaaaaatccaattaaaaaatgaggtacagatctaaacagaattttcaacaaaacaatctcaaatggctgagatataCTTGAAGAATTGTTCatcatccttaaccatcagggaaatggaagccaattgactctgagattccatcttactccagtcagaatggctaagaccaaaaacactaGTGGAAGCTCATGCatgtgaggatgtggagcaaggggaactgcAAATGAAGGCTTTTCTCTGTTCCACCTTGTCCTGCAGCTATTTCCaagtaatcactcagaggtttatattaactataaatgtttggctgatgaatcaggcttgttactaactagctcttacttaaattaacccatttctattcatctatattttgccatgtgtctCACGGCTTTACTTGTGTTCTAATACATCTTATTTCTCTggcggctggctggcagctgccctgactctgtccttcagTTTGATAGTACCGCCCGACCTTATTCTACCtcaccattgaccaaacagctctatttatcaaccaatgagagcaacacatatgtACAGTGCACAGAaaggccatcccacagcagggaacaCTCCCCCATTGTGGTGGGagcacaaacttgtacagccccattggaaataaatatgacgatttctcagaaaactggaaatcaatctaccttaagacccagctattatcactcctgggcatatactcaaaagatattccatcctaccacaaagataattgctcaactttgttcatagcagttttattcataatagctagaaactggaaacaatctagatgtccctcaagaaagaatggataaaggaaatccatttacacaatggattattactcagcttaaaaaaataacatcatgaaatctaaaaaaaaattatgaaatcttcaggcaaattaatgaactagaaaaatcatattgagtgaggtaacccagacccagaaagacaaacatgtcatgtactcatttataagtggatattaactatacaataaaggataatcatgctacaatccacagacccagaaaggctaagtaacaaagaGAACTCAAAAGGCAGTTGCGTGAACCtccctccctgggaaggggatatAGAACACATATTGTGGGTGGATTTGGGGCAGGTGAGATGGGAATAGGAGGGATCATGTGGAGGGggtgatggagagaggaagagtactggagagacaactggaattggtggggggcggggcaaTCCAAGGGCAAGGTAGAAACCTCGTGCAGTGAAAATTCCTAAGAATCTATTAGGGTGACCGAagttaagactcctagtaatgggggttatggagtctgaactggccatctcatAAGCAGGCAAGGCCTCAAATGGAGGGGTTGGGActccaacccagtcacaaaaccttcaacctactaTTTGTCCTGCTAGCAAGATGTGCTGGGCTAAGGTGGTACAGAAATCGTGGGAGTGACCAGCCAATGACTGGTCCTGCTTGAGACCTGTGCCATAAGAGGACGCCCACCACTGACACTGCAGGGAGGATCAGAAACtggaggctggacagcccagagacctggggTAGAACTAAACAAACCCAAGGGGCGGGGGGaagtaaatgaaatgattcctgatgGTATTCTGCTACACTTGTAGACAGGAACCTGGCATAATCCCCATCAGAGAGGCTCCATcagcaattgatggaaacagatgcagagacctacaaccaaacattaggcagaactcagTGAATCTttcagaagaggggaagaaaagattgtaggagccagagcagTCAAGGACACTCCATGGAAACCCACAGAATTAACAAAACtggactcataggagctcacagggAATGATCCAACccccagggagcctgcatgggactgacctaggccctctgcatatgcaATAGTTGTATAACTTGATGGTTTTGTGGGCCCCTAACAAAGGGAGCAGGGACTGTTTCCAATGCTTttacctgctttggggacccttttcctcctactggactgcctcgtccagccttaatatgaggggaggtgcctaaTCTTACTGCAAATTGATATGCAATATTTCTggaaggcctgttcttttctgaagggaaatggaggaggaaaggaagagatgagggactagaaggagaggaggtaggggaaactgtggtcaggatgtaatatatgagagaattaataaaaaaaaactttaaaaaggagaACTGCTGAAACCAAACATATAGCAGGGAACTCCCTGGATTGTGGCCTGGAAAGGCCATTGGGCGAAGCTCcaaaggtgaagcctggattgtgttaGAGACCCCAAGATGCTGGAAATGAAAGAGCCAAGGATTGCTACACACAGAGAGGAACCATCTCAAAGGAATGAAGTGTTTTGTGGTCAGCAAAGCTGGAAAGGCAAAGCCATCTAAGCCcttgacatcagacatggggGTAAAGGATTTGGTGTTTGACCTGTTAGGTTTCAGTCTTGACTTTATGGTGGATAATAGTTAAGAGATCATCTTGAGTCTTAAAAGAGGCTGGACTTTTCAATAGTCTTGAAACTGaaagactatgaggacttttgaagttagagtGAATGCACTGCAATATGACCAAAAGCCCATGGAGGGAGGGAGTACAatacagtggtttgaatgagaatgcccgccccctcatgggctcatatatttgaatacgtTATCCTTGAaggaactatttgagaaggattaggaggtgtggctttgttgaaggaggtatgtctctgggggtaggctttgaagtttcaaaagctcatgccattcccagttagctaagttctctctctctctctctctctctctctctctctctctctctctctctctctctctctctctttgcttcttgcttatggatcagatgtaagctctcaactactgctccagcaccacgctAGCCTGCCTATTGCTATGCTCCTTGCCATAATGGCCATaggctctaaccctctggaactgtgagcccagattaaatgctttctttcatgagttgccgtggtcatggtgttttgtcatgggaatagaaaaggaactaagaaaCCAAAACTCAGTaaagaattcatgcctggtaccatGACTGCTCATTCTGGTCTCTTCCCTGCTGGGATACTCCTGCTACAAGCCTCTTCTTGGAGAATGTGAGAAGACTTTTTACCTGTCTTCACACAGGACAGGGTGTATTTGAAGATACaaggttctgaaaaaaaaaaaaaaaccttttccagAGCTGGAATTGCCCTGATGCTTCACTGTAGGTAAACTGAAAACTAAATCTCTGCTTAAGGAGATGGGGCATATGTAGTCTTCAGGCAGATGCTTCCTGATTTGTTTTTCTATACTCCAAAATGAATCCAATATGAGgcaacagttttaaaaatagaattttggcATCACTGCGTTTTACATAAAACCAACACTCTTATTGGGGAGAAAAGTAGGAACTTTATATGCATCTATATTTTTCATTCTATATCATCAAAAGGAGTTTCATCAGTCAGCATGAAGCTTTCTTTGGAAACCACATAACACACAGACAATTAAAAGTTCATGAAACACATAATAATTTTCACAATCTCAAATATCCTTATTAAGGGATAAAAGAGAGCTATTAGGGTTTCCTCTATGCTAGGGTGATAGAATAAGGGTGGGGAGGCCAGCCACCTCACCAGAAAGCCAACTTTATGGCACACATTCCCCGACTCACTTGTCTGTGGATTAGGAACATTCCTTATAAACAAAAAATTTTGGCAACTGAATGTAGTGAAAAGTGAACAGAACCAGATAATTTCTTGGGGCTTCTAATGCCATTTGTTTCCACTAGATTGACGGACATCACCATGTTTCCCAGCATCCAGCAATACCCAATTCTAACTTCCCCTGTTCCTACTGCCTCAGCTCCTAAACCAAGCCCCTAAGGTGTATGTTACACACGGCAGCGAAGAGGAGTTGGAGGTATTTACCTTGGAGCCACCAAAATGCACACATCTCCcttcatttcaaaacagaaagaatgaaaacGCAAACTTCTGAGAGTAACTTTGATCAAAAGACGGCATGTCACCTACCCTCACGAGCAATACCCTCATGGGAATCTCCACCaatgacattttgaaaaaaaaaaaaaaccaaacctttgTTGCAACACCCAAAACCCATTAGCCTGCCCTATTTGCTGCTTACCTACTTGCACCCTGTGGACGGTGAGGAATGTATACTTAGGTGAAGAAACGTTACACAAGTATTCCCCACTGTCTGAAGGATGAAGATGTTTCAATGTCATGAGTAAGTCATGGTGATCTCTCAGCTCTTTATTCCGTGTGAAGTGAAGGTCATTAGCAGTTCTGTCCTGTGAAGAATTCAGATGCCAATCCAAGACATTTTCTACTTTAGACCAATTAACACGGAAGTCTTGATTTTGTAGAGAGAAATTGCTGCCGACAGTGCACCCGAGTGAGATGGATTCACTTTGATTCATCCAGTGACTacctaacaacaaaaacaaaaaggaaactagTGAAGACCAAACTGTCGGAAGAATTTTCTGAATTACACTTAAGATTGGGAAGGAAAACAAACTGCAGTATTTATGTCTGTGGGGAAAACTTTCTGATATTTGTGTTGTAGAGTTTCATATGAGAAAAGCTgtcctgtttctgttttaaatttttcctctAAGGTTATATTAGACCTTCATGTTGTGATGGAATGGGGTCTTCCAGGGAGGAAACTCCTGGATTTTACCTCCTCCAACCTGAAGAATTACTCTGGAACACTGCACCTGCTGCTGAGTctggccacctgagttcaatttccaggatctccatagtggaaagagagaacacactCCCCCAAAttattctctgacttccacatgcacaacATAGCATTATGTTtcccccaataaataaaataaaagtatttttaaagatcaaTGCTTAAAATCcagcaataataatagtaaaacttAATAAATCTTTTAACTGGAGAGAATCAGGGGTTATGATCTGCTAAAGGACACACATTCCTGTGCATGTGGGAAATCCTGTTTGGAGGAGAAAccatacatagatagataaacagacattCATGGACAGATCTCCAGTGTTTTCACTCAATTTTCACCTAGTAAAGTAGGTACTTCTATTTTATGAATAGGGAACGATGCTCAGAATCAATGCAACCAAATTATTCCTTCTGCAGttgggttttctttcttgattctttgttGATCTATCCCAGCCTCTGGCAGAGCACCTCTACACAGAAAGTCCAATGGAACCTACCTGCCAATGTCCACTCTCCTCTCCATGTTTCATTGAGAAGTGAATTTTCAATAACACACTCACAAGGTGAATTTAATCCTGTAACATTCAGTGTACTTTTAACATAAAAAGGACCCGGAGACTCAGTTACTTCTGTACTGCTTCCAGAGACAATTGCATTGTCCGTTTTCCATGTGATACGTGGATAAGGATAAACACTCAGGATACTGCAAACCAGGAAgctctctgtatttttttcatatttcattaaaGGTGTGTGGAAAGCTGCATGAAACAAAGAGTGAGTTACAAAGAATTGTAGCCATTAGTTTCTTTATCACTACCTATGCAATAAAGGCAAAATTTTATGAACAAGATCTCTCAGTTCCTTAAAGAAAAATTCAACCCAAACAAAACAGCGTCAAAATCTGTAGAGTTCACGCAGCACTCTGTGGACTCCTTAGCTACTGACTCAGcctatttgaatatttttttaacatacaaTTCTGAGTCAATATATAAAGCAGTTAAATCAGtcagaggaagaaagagtaaaaattaaattttaaaaatatattagaagATATCCCCCCTGAAGCATGCAATACTGTACAGCACTCTATTATACCCTAGCTGTGCACACTCTTACATGCACTCATACTCACTTGCCAGTGCATCTCAGAGAAATGTGAATTTTCTTCCAGCCCCCTATCCCACAGCAAATATTATGATAGAATAAGTCATATGATGTCTATGATTTCCTGATGCATATGAAAGCAGTtctacattatatatgtatgtatatatatatatattacatatgtaatAGCTTTAGCTTTATAAttgctttgtttcatttgaaACAGGTACTCTTTTCAAGAGTACAGTCTTGCCTCAAGCCATCGATCCTATTTTttcagcctccccagtactaGAATTACAAGTCCATGTCACCACCCTATGCTCTGTAATAGCATTATGTCTTAAAAACTatgctcagccataaatgagacatctatgtCACAAtgctcctcccaaggctcagtgaccattgtggaagaagggaaagaaagactgTAGAAGTTAGAGGTCGGGGAGGACTGTGACAAAACAGTggcttctggacatgacagaacAATTGTATTCATGAACTTACAACaactgtggttgcctgcacaagacctgcaaaaAATCAAGCAGGTCAGCATTACAGCGTGGAGAAGGCAAGGGACATgagcctccatgcctggctgaatAGTAACTGACAGTTCATGCTGCTGGGGAAGGGGTAGTTTTGTTTAAGAGTATAACTCCTAGTAGGTTGGCCATATTCTAGTATATGGTCCCATACTCATACATATATGAGAAacactaattaaaaagaaaaaaattagtgtgAAGTTGAGAAGGGAACATAGATCTAAGAAAATTTGGAAACAGGGAATAGGGattagatatgatcaaaatacattgtacacctgtataaatgaaaacagtatatgtatttaaaatatcaaaacacAACTGAACTAACAATAAATTTATAATAGCAGTAAAATTACTGTGAAATCAAGAATACTTCCTAACATACCATGTCAATGATGAACACGTTCAACGTTATCATGCTGTATCAATAAGAATTCTTGGTAGTATGATTATGAATATGTCATGAAATTATTCCTATTATTTCTTAAGTTTTAATTGGATTCTAGTTTGATTTAACATAAACTTAACCATTGGCAACCATGAGTACATTAATTGTATAGTATGGCTAGAGTTACATTACAGTTATTGAAGAGAAGATAAAAATCATACAATATCAACAGtaagttttactttattttttttaaaaaaggcagttTAAAGTTAGTTGAGTATTTCTCATCATCATGTTGGAAGAGATGTTTAAGACTGATGATATTCAGTGTTGATAGAAGTACTAGAGAAATGAATGCCCTTATGCTGCTAATGTCATTGGAGTATTAAAATCTTACTTCTGGTACTTTTAGTTCAGATAATTTGTCATCATCTTATGTAACTATAAAGACATGCATCACAACAGATGGAAAACGTTGGAAACCCTGAACATCCACCAACAGGGGGGAATGGTTATACCAATCATAGCATGCCCATACTATGAGATATTACTACACATTGGGCACTGTCTATGATATTATGCATTGAAATAATGGGGTAGATTTGTAGGAACTGACTTGAAAGGAAGATCTTAGTATATGACGCTCAGAAAACGCTGT belongs to Peromyscus maniculatus bairdii isolate BWxNUB_F1_BW_parent chromosome 12, HU_Pman_BW_mat_3.1, whole genome shotgun sequence and includes:
- the Hhla2 gene encoding HERV-H LTR-associating protein 2 isoform X3, with product MDQLEGQYLRYANRTSLFHSEIHNGNASLAVRRLSLLDEGIYTCYVGTRSRYYVSKVVLKVGAFHTPLMKYEKNTESFLVCSILSVYPYPRITWKTDNAIVSGSSTEVTESPGPFYVKSTLNVTGLNSPCECVIENSLLNETWRGEWTLAGSHWMNQSESISLGCTVGSNFSLQNQDFRVNWSKVENVLDWHLNSSQDRTANDLHFTRNKELRDHHDLLMTLKHLHPSDSGEYLCNVSSPKYTFLTVHRVQVAPSRASQHLGIWVSLVLLMVLLAICFYIQMRKSSDSEGNMNPGRSSSTEQAQEAGTRRNRFSDEGDQYFQVPPSEEEVHRGSDEVTEHTSEMCAVVIEGDNSSGNDGHKASSSSSNHS